CGGGGTGTCTACCAAATTTTCACCATTCTCTACTTACACCGTAAGCATCAAAAGCACTATCTACACCAATTATTGGAAGCCCTTCAACCAGGGCTTGAGCAATGATCAAACGGTCAAAGGGATCCCTGTGATAGAGAGGTAATGTCGTCACCTGCATGAAGTGATCAATTGTGATATCCAACATGTCAATCCCGTGGAAATCCAGTTCATCCGGGAACAATTGGTTAAAGGGTTTATCTAAATCGAGTTTTCCTATATTGACCTTGACCGCTATTTCCCAAAGACTCGCGATGCTGAGCAAGACTTCACTGCTCGAATCCAGAATTAATCGGCGCGCCCTGGCACTGAGTTTTTTGTCTTCAGCAATAAACCAAAGCAGCGTATGTGTATCCAGCAAATATC
The nucleotide sequence above comes from Candidatus Poribacteria bacterium. Encoded proteins:
- a CDS encoding type II toxin-antitoxin system VapC family toxin codes for the protein MRYLLDTHTLLWFIAEDKKLSARARRLILDSSSEVLLSIASLWEIAVKVNIGKLDLDKPFNQLFPDELDFHGIDMLDITIDHFMQVTTLPLYHRDPFDRLIIAQALVEGLPIIGVDSAFDAYGVSREW